In Lacerta agilis isolate rLacAgi1 chromosome 1, rLacAgi1.pri, whole genome shotgun sequence, the following proteins share a genomic window:
- the BTBD18 gene encoding BTB/POZ domain-containing protein 18 has product MSPPAANPKILYRNSRLLRMVFLQLHRQQRADLFCDVVLQAEGEAVPAHCCILSACSPFFTERLEREMPPKGHKVVLEIRGLKIGTLRKLVDFLYTSEMEVSREEAQDVLAAARQLQVSELESLHLEGGKLVKKSLGPRLNRDCLQLSSPLSIPELTLLQSPPACCGSSLTSWLSSKKQHTVVKVPCTKEMDNNSSIVQKAVKKGKPEALMSGNEEQMPKDPAVTTEPLRTKVKKRLTGMGKNILGNNEHESLRTQDGTGDSQATTSLQESKKIKLSRSKLSSSPLPVPCAIKDSSSVESSKPSRSTRRHWRQKSLPIKDEQKEAEDSHLYGFWSPPLPPEAAKSRKRNASEPCVNHPQKAGQIGRVRLRKVINGSCWEVVQESPSAQASRPANFVCAVKEEGSQSPSRHPEPEGVDAQQSVTSTRWLPTKQESPPLNEKKLGEQAENKVSLEDGDPYKLDLFLLDHLTEDEQYDKLASAGELEHMLDLLLADGGDAVEEHQEATIPEGMNILWPANENPLECAEVERKDMCSPEVSDCPLWVKTKNSLLKGELEAIDMKISRETHGSANGSPLLDPVPGYFPFVKSETSSDCFTWYKPASPQLDDWTAQHQLSLSENMPANLGDPLPITLADNEDRGFLSYEVGISGAETQLHAQTLLKSPLQHHLGCKVPPCLEEEEIDVGGVDELLVSIECVRPDPSPVSETEVDVVN; this is encoded by the exons ATGAGCCCTCCAGCTGCGAACCCCAAGATTCTGTATCGAAATTCCCGCCTTCTCCGTATGGTGTTCCTGCAGCTCCATCGGCAACAGAGAGCTGACTTATTTTGTGATGTTGTCCTACAAGCAGAAG GGGAAGCTGTTCCAGCTCACTGTTGCATTCTATCAGCCTGCAGCCCTTTCTTCACAGAGCGTTTGGAGCGAGAAATGCCCCCCAAAGGACATAAGGTGGTGCTAGAGATCCGGGGGCTGAAAATTGGGACTTTACGTAAGCTGGTGGATTTCCTCTACACCTCTGAGATGGAGGTGTCCCGGGAAGAAGCCCAGGATGTTCTTGCAGCTGCACGGCAGCTTCAGGTGTCAGAGCTGGAGTCACTTCATCTAGAGGGAGGAAAGTTGGTCAAAAAATCCCTGGGCCCTCGATTAAATCGGGATTGCCTACAGCTATCTAGTCCATTATCCATCCCAGAGTTAACGCTGTTGCAATCTCCACCTGCCTGCTGTGGTAGTTCCTTGACATCATGGCTATCTTCAAAGAAGCAGCATACTGTAGTGAAAGTTCCATGCACCAAGGAAATGGATAACAATAGCAGCATTGTCCAGAAAGCTGTCAAGAAGGGAAAACCAGAAGCATTGATGAGTGGGAATGAAGAGCAGATGCCTAAAGATCCAGCAGTTACCACCGAGCCCCTTAGAACTAAAGTTAAAAAACGTCTTACAGGCATGGGAAAGAATATATTAGGCAATAATGAGCATGAGAGTTTGCGGACACAGGATGGAACTGGTGATAGCCAAGCTACAACCAGCTTGCAAGAGTCAAAAAAGATTAAGCTCAGTCGCTCAAAGCTCTCCTCATCACCTTTGCCCGTACCATGTGCCATCAAAGACTCTAGCTCTGTGGAATCCAGCAAACCCTCAAGGTCCACCAGACGCCACTGGAGGCAGAAAAGTCTTCCAATCAAAGATGAGCAGAAAGAAGCAGAAGATAGCCATTTGTATGGTTTCTGGAGCCCGCCTCTTCCTCCAGAGGCTGCTAAGAGCAGAAAGCGCAATGCCAGTGAACCTTGTGTAAACCATCCCCAAAAGGCAGGGCAAATTGGCCGGGTAAGGCTCAGAAAAGTTATCAATGGCAGCTGCTGGGAGGTGGTGCAGGAATCTCCCTCAGCTCAGGCCAGCAGACCAGCAAACTTTGTGTGTGCTGTGAAAGAGGAGGGCTCTCAGTCTCCGTCCAGGCATCCTGAGCCGGAAGGAGTAGATGCACAACAGTCAGTCACCTCAACTAGATGGCTGCCAACAAAACAGGAAAGTCCACCTCTTAATGAGAAGAAACTGGGAGAACAAGCTGAGAACAAGGTATCCTTGGAAGATGGAGACCCTTATAAATTGGATCTGTTTCTGCTAGACCATCTGACGGAGGACGAGCAGTATGACAAGCTGGCTTCAGCTGGTGAGTTGGAACATATGCTTGATTTGCTTCTGGCAGATGGTGGTGATGCTGTTGAGGAGCATCAAGAGGCCACCATTCCAGAAGGTATGAATATTTTATGGCCTGCAAATGAGAATCCACTAGAATGTGCTGAAGTCGAAAGAAAAGATATGTGCTCTCCAGAAGTCTCTGACTGTCCTCTATGGGTCAAGACCAAAAACAGTCTCCTAAAAGGGGAACTGGAGGCTATTGACATGAAGATCAGCAGAGAAACTCATGGCTCAGCAAATGGGAGTCCCTTGCTAGACCCTGTTCCCGGCTACTTTCCATTTGTGAAGTCTGAAACCAGCAGTGACTGTTTTACTTGGTACAAACCAGCTTCTCCCCAACTGGATGATTGGACAGCTCAGCATCAACTGTCCCTTTCAGAGAATATGCCTGCAAACCTTGGTGATCCTTTGCCCATCACTTTGGCAGACAATGAAGACCGGGGTTTTTTGTCCTATGAAGTGGGTATCTCTGGAGCCGAAACACAGCTCCATGCTCAGACATTGCTGAAAAGTCCTTTGCAACACCACTTGGGCTGTAAGGTGCCTCCATGCTTGGAAGAGGAAGAGATAGATGTCGGTGGGGTAGACGAACTCTTGGTCAGCATTGAATGTGTCAGGCCAGATCCCTCTCCGGTGTCTGAAACCGAGGTGGATGTTGTGAACTAG